A single Primulina eburnea isolate SZY01 chromosome 11, ASM2296580v1, whole genome shotgun sequence DNA region contains:
- the LOC140804562 gene encoding uncharacterized protein isoform X2 codes for MFRIEGSTKSSWRPAMTTDTTTAAYWLNWRVTLCSIWLLMSIVFASILISKSEGRRETEETNAQNPQKDSPGVLYEDEVWKPCLTSVHPGWLLGFRVLAFLVLLLMLILNVAVDGGDIFYFYTQWTFTLITIYFGLGSLLSIHGCYRYKYEIKSGNRFDTEHGSYRTSTNALNSNVLNATKGMELNEEHLHRKIAGFWGYLFQIIFQMNAGAVILTDVVFWFIIVPFLTIKDYNLNFLIINMHSINAVFLIGDTALNCLRFPWFRIGYFFLWTSIFVIFQWIVHACISIWWPYPFLDLSSPFSPLWYSTVALMHAPCYGIFVLIMKGKHFLLSKWFPHSYRCMQ; via the exons ATGTTTCGAATTGAAG GATCCACAAAAAGTTCATGGCGACCAGCCATGACTACTGATACAACCACAGCAGCATACTGGCTAAATTGGAGGGTGACACTCTGTTCAATATGGCTTTTAATGTCTATTGTTTTTGCATCGATTCTTATCTCGAAATCCGAAGGTCGTCGTGAAACAGAAGAAACGAATGCGCAAAACCCACAAAAAGATTCACCTGGGGTGTTGTATGAAGATGAAGTGTGGAAACCTTGTCTCACAAGTGTTCATCCGGGCTGGCTACTTGGATTCAGAGTTTTGGCCTTCTTAGTGCTTCTGTTAATGCTGATACTGAATGTTGCTGTCGATGGAGGGGACATTTTTTACTTCTATACTCA GTGGACTTTTACTCTTATTACCATTTACTTTGGG CTCGGATCCTTACTGTCGATTCATGGATGTTATCGATACAAATATGAAATCAAAAGTGGGAATCGCTTTGATACCGAGCATGGATCATACAGAACCTCCACAAATGCACTCAATTCCAATGTCTTGAATGCTACAAAAGGCATGGAACTCAACGAAGAACATCTTCACCGTAAAATCGCAGGTTTTTGGGGTTAtctatttcaaataatttttcag ATGAATGCAGGAGCTGTGATTCTGACAGATGTTGTGTTTTGGTTCATAATCGTTCCATTTCTTACAATTAAAGATTACAACTTGAACTTT tTGATTATTAACATGCACTCTATCAATGCTGTTTTTCTAATTGGCGACACTGCTTTGAATTGTTTG CGTTTTCCATGGTTCCGAATCGGGTACTTTTTTCTCTGGACATCCATCTTTGTAATCTTCCAATGGATTGTCCATGCTTGCATCtcaatttg GTGGCCTTATCCTTTTCTTGATCTGTCATCTCCATTCTCTCCATTGTG GTATTCAACTGTGGCGCTGATGCACGCACCGTGCTACGGCATTTTCGTGTTGATCATGAAAGGAAAACACTTTTTGCTGTCAAAATGGTTTCCCCATTCTTACAGGTGCATGCAGTGA
- the LOC140804562 gene encoding uncharacterized protein isoform X3, with protein sequence MTTDTTTAAYWLNWRVTLCSIWLLMSIVFASILISKSEGRRETEETNAQNPQKDSPGVLYEDEVWKPCLTSVHPGWLLGFRVLAFLVLLLMLILNVAVDGGDIFYFYTQWTFTLITIYFGLGSLLSIHGCYRYKYEIKSGNRFDTEHGSYRTSTNALNSNVLNATKGMELNEEHLHRKIAGFWGYLFQIIFQMNAGAVILTDVVFWFIIVPFLTIKDYNLNFLIINMHSINAVFLIGDTALNCLRFPWFRIGYFFLWTSIFVIFQWIVHACISIWWPYPFLDLSSPFSPLWYSTVALMHAPCYGIFVLIMKGKHFLLSKWFPHSYRCMQ encoded by the exons ATGACTACTGATACAACCACAGCAGCATACTGGCTAAATTGGAGGGTGACACTCTGTTCAATATGGCTTTTAATGTCTATTGTTTTTGCATCGATTCTTATCTCGAAATCCGAAGGTCGTCGTGAAACAGAAGAAACGAATGCGCAAAACCCACAAAAAGATTCACCTGGGGTGTTGTATGAAGATGAAGTGTGGAAACCTTGTCTCACAAGTGTTCATCCGGGCTGGCTACTTGGATTCAGAGTTTTGGCCTTCTTAGTGCTTCTGTTAATGCTGATACTGAATGTTGCTGTCGATGGAGGGGACATTTTTTACTTCTATACTCA GTGGACTTTTACTCTTATTACCATTTACTTTGGG CTCGGATCCTTACTGTCGATTCATGGATGTTATCGATACAAATATGAAATCAAAAGTGGGAATCGCTTTGATACCGAGCATGGATCATACAGAACCTCCACAAATGCACTCAATTCCAATGTCTTGAATGCTACAAAAGGCATGGAACTCAACGAAGAACATCTTCACCGTAAAATCGCAGGTTTTTGGGGTTAtctatttcaaataatttttcag ATGAATGCAGGAGCTGTGATTCTGACAGATGTTGTGTTTTGGTTCATAATCGTTCCATTTCTTACAATTAAAGATTACAACTTGAACTTT tTGATTATTAACATGCACTCTATCAATGCTGTTTTTCTAATTGGCGACACTGCTTTGAATTGTTTG CGTTTTCCATGGTTCCGAATCGGGTACTTTTTTCTCTGGACATCCATCTTTGTAATCTTCCAATGGATTGTCCATGCTTGCATCtcaatttg GTGGCCTTATCCTTTTCTTGATCTGTCATCTCCATTCTCTCCATTGTG GTATTCAACTGTGGCGCTGATGCACGCACCGTGCTACGGCATTTTCGTGTTGATCATGAAAGGAAAACACTTTTTGCTGTCAAAATGGTTTCCCCATTCTTACAGGTGCATGCAGTGA
- the LOC140804562 gene encoding uncharacterized protein isoform X1, whose protein sequence is MSFLTFITGSTKSSWRPAMTTDTTTAAYWLNWRVTLCSIWLLMSIVFASILISKSEGRRETEETNAQNPQKDSPGVLYEDEVWKPCLTSVHPGWLLGFRVLAFLVLLLMLILNVAVDGGDIFYFYTQWTFTLITIYFGLGSLLSIHGCYRYKYEIKSGNRFDTEHGSYRTSTNALNSNVLNATKGMELNEEHLHRKIAGFWGYLFQIIFQMNAGAVILTDVVFWFIIVPFLTIKDYNLNFLIINMHSINAVFLIGDTALNCLRFPWFRIGYFFLWTSIFVIFQWIVHACISIWWPYPFLDLSSPFSPLWYSTVALMHAPCYGIFVLIMKGKHFLLSKWFPHSYRCMQ, encoded by the exons ATGAGTTTCTTAACATTTATAACAGGATCCACAAAAAGTTCATGGCGACCAGCCATGACTACTGATACAACCACAGCAGCATACTGGCTAAATTGGAGGGTGACACTCTGTTCAATATGGCTTTTAATGTCTATTGTTTTTGCATCGATTCTTATCTCGAAATCCGAAGGTCGTCGTGAAACAGAAGAAACGAATGCGCAAAACCCACAAAAAGATTCACCTGGGGTGTTGTATGAAGATGAAGTGTGGAAACCTTGTCTCACAAGTGTTCATCCGGGCTGGCTACTTGGATTCAGAGTTTTGGCCTTCTTAGTGCTTCTGTTAATGCTGATACTGAATGTTGCTGTCGATGGAGGGGACATTTTTTACTTCTATACTCA GTGGACTTTTACTCTTATTACCATTTACTTTGGG CTCGGATCCTTACTGTCGATTCATGGATGTTATCGATACAAATATGAAATCAAAAGTGGGAATCGCTTTGATACCGAGCATGGATCATACAGAACCTCCACAAATGCACTCAATTCCAATGTCTTGAATGCTACAAAAGGCATGGAACTCAACGAAGAACATCTTCACCGTAAAATCGCAGGTTTTTGGGGTTAtctatttcaaataatttttcag ATGAATGCAGGAGCTGTGATTCTGACAGATGTTGTGTTTTGGTTCATAATCGTTCCATTTCTTACAATTAAAGATTACAACTTGAACTTT tTGATTATTAACATGCACTCTATCAATGCTGTTTTTCTAATTGGCGACACTGCTTTGAATTGTTTG CGTTTTCCATGGTTCCGAATCGGGTACTTTTTTCTCTGGACATCCATCTTTGTAATCTTCCAATGGATTGTCCATGCTTGCATCtcaatttg GTGGCCTTATCCTTTTCTTGATCTGTCATCTCCATTCTCTCCATTGTG GTATTCAACTGTGGCGCTGATGCACGCACCGTGCTACGGCATTTTCGTGTTGATCATGAAAGGAAAACACTTTTTGCTGTCAAAATGGTTTCCCCATTCTTACAGGTGCATGCAGTGA